TGGCCGATGGCAAGGCGACACGAAAGCCGTGCTTCCCCATCACAGACGGGCGATGCGGCTGCCATAGCTAACGCCCAGGGGGTACAACCGAATAAGCGGGCTTTTTCACCAAAGAAATTGGCGGACCGACCTGCGGAAACGGCCTTGGAAAGGGGCCCACCAGATCTTGCATGTTGACGACGTCTGCTGTGCGCGTTACCTGTCATGCTTGAAGATCGGTGATCCGGGGCCCGGGGTGGCTGGCGGCGTGTTTCCAAGCAAATGAGATGCACGTCAGATAAATGAGGATGCTGTCGTGGACGGAGTCGTGCATTAAAGTATTGAAGCGGTGACCAGGAGGCAAGAAACCTGGAGACTCGGGATTGGAAGCCTTAGTGACGGACGTCGGGCCTGTCCATCAACCATCCCGACCGGAGAATACGGGGATAGTGGTCAGACTCGCCCAGTTCCGAGAACAACCTGACCTGCTATTTTGGTAAGTAATAGAAGTTTCTGGCGTCTGTTTGTGTTCTCCGGTGCGGAACATCGAGGGTTCAAGGGACACTGGGGCTCGACAGATTGCTCGAGAACTCGAGGTCTCGGTGAGAAAGCTGCTGAAAAAAATCGAGTTCTGAAACCTGTGACTGGGAGTGAGGGGATGATCCTGGACACGATAATGACGGATGCACAAACCCGGAGGCCTAGGTGTCTTGGAggagcgaggatgatgaactGAGAATGTCTTGATGTCATATTCGAACGACCGCTGAACAACATGTCCAACAAAATACCTACCCTACGAGGAAACGTTACAATTTTGTAGCTTCGCTGGTGCCCAAGAAGCGctcctcggccgtcttcCAGTTGATGACGTTCCAGATATTCTCGACATACGCAGCCTTTCCGTTGAGATACTAGGAACCGGATGTTAGCTTTCAAGATACAGCAAAGAAAAGAGCTCGGAAAAAATTACCTGAAGATAGTAAGCATGCTCCCACATATCGACACCAAACACGGGAACATCTTGTCCAACCACCGGATCTTGATCCTTGGTGGTCACGATCCGCAACCCATTCGCACTGTCCTTgaccagccagccccagccaCTTCCTTGAATCCCCAGCAAGGTGCTAGAGAAAGCCTTCTTGAAGTCGTCCAGACTGCCCCAGGTCTTCTCGACAGCAGCCACCAGCTCTTTTGCAGCCTCGGGCTTTGTCTCTTCGCTCTCGGCTGGGGCGAGGTTCTTCCAGAACAGCGAGTGGTTGATATGCCCACCACCGTTGAACTTGATGACCTGCTGCATCTCGATCTGACTGGCAATATCGCCTgcgccaacagcagcaacgtGCAACCTGAGAGCGTTGTTCAAGTTTGTCACATAGGCCTGGTGGTGCTTGCTGTGGTGCAGCTCCATGATCTGGGCTGAAATGTGTGGTTCCAAAGCCTGCAATTCAGTGTTAGCGCATGACACCTAGCAGACGGAGCAGTCAAGACTTACATTGTAAGCATATGGCAATGCCGGCAGGGTGTACTCTTGAACAGCCATCTTGGTAGCGTTAAAGTCCTCGCCGGAGAAGGCCCTCAAAGGCGCCTGGACGGCGAGATACTTCAAGATATTGTCAAAGTTGACCATGATTGCCAGCTATCAAGGTCCCCAGAGATCCCCAGAGATGTCCACGAATGAAAGCTCCCCAAAAGTGAAACGTGCTCAACGCAGTCCTCGGCGGATCAGCTGTCTTCTGCTTTCCTTGTGGAGATGCCGACAATGCGGTATTGACAGCGGACGACagtttggtgatggcgaaCGGTTGTGAGCGGTGTCCTTGTCACTCTGAACCAACCCGCGCAAACATGCTCAATCGACCGCGTCCCTCTTGTCGCGCGGCCGGATCTCCGAGCGTTGCAGCGTTGCGGATCATGGTGGggcacccccttcccaaaacAGGCCGCCAAGCAGTGCCATAGCATCTCATTGGTCAGGTGGCTACAACCCTGGGTCATATCCCCAGATTTCTGGCACGGGTCGCCCTCACACAACCCTGCTTCCCGACCTTGATGGCCCTGCCCTTCAccaaccttgatggcctggCCTTCTGCATCTTGAGACACCTTTGAGATATGCGCGCAACGAGAGGCGAGCGGGAAGCTCATGTATCCCGGCAGGTGAAGTAGGATGGAACTACCTTGATAGCTGGAATAAATACAACTGTGTCCCATCATCTTGAGTTTGCTCATCTTCAATCCCAGCTTCAAATATCTACATCACAGCCAACGAAATGTGCGGCCCagaaaccccctccaacctccccagaGTCGGTGCTCGTGTAGACTTCTACTCGTCCTCCACCCGCCAATCGTTAGgaaacctcctcttccacaatCCATCCACTCCTTCCAGTTCAAGCGCTACCCACGTCCGGTTCTCGTCTCCTTCAtcaggctcagcctgttcTTCACGATCCTCTTCACCAGTGCCATCTAagaaggatgatgaagatgtccTAGTATCCATCCAGTACGCTCACCACCTTGTTAACTACCATCTCTCATCCAGAGACTAATGAAGTTCTAGTGTCTCGGGCGACATGAGCAAACCCATCCGAGAATCCGGACTGCTCCAGCAATTCTCTCTCCCAAGCACATCCATAGAAGCACACTATGAGATTGCGCTCCGAGAGGAGCTGTCACTTGTGGTTGGGATAGGCATCATCGGACGGAGAGTTTCCATGACCAGAGGCGATGAGGTGCTGGCTGATGGTATCATCGGGTTCAATGCGCTGCCGGAAAGCATGGCTTCTCTTTGAGTGTTGCTGCAGCACTTTTTTGTATTTGTCAGAGACGTTGAACGTCGTGGTTGGCTTATTAGCATTGGGTCGGGTCAGGATCAGGTTGGGATGCTTGGTACCGGCGTTTGTGGCTTGGATCAAGGGGAGCGTTTGTTTGGTCAACAAAGAATAATGGCTTCAAAATGCTTTTCTAATCGCGATATATGCAGACGCTTACGGCTCTTTGCCGTGTGATGACCTCTTGAAGATTAAATGCCATGCCGCCCAAACTCCAAACAACAAACCAGTCATCAAGCCTGGGTCTCGTCCCAGTCCGACCACTTCCTCACAatatcatccaccacctcaaccgccTTCCTGCTCGCCTCGACCTCGAACCACTCCCGGTGCTCCTTGCCACAAGCCTCGCACTTGCCACGATCTCCAGCTCTCAGCCCAAGACCATCTAGCTCAATGTGCACCAAGCGTTCCACCTTGTGACTATGAGGTACTTTGCGCTCCGTCGTAGTTGTGCTGTTGGACGGGACATACGGATAGTACCGAATAAGCGAGATGTTATACCCGCACTGCCGCTGCCATTCGTTCAACCTGCGCTGGACGTTGGTAGCCCGACCAATCTTCAACAGaatcttcttgttggtgtgCGAACTTCTTCCATTACCACTGCTGGGACGGGGTctgtcatcgtcgtcgtcgtcgataAAGGCGGCAAACGAGGCGAGCATGTCGCTTATCGTCCTGGAACCTGACGGTCGAGCAGATGGTGATAGCAAGGAACGAGCGGTCTCCGCTGCGGGGGTCAAAGGTTGAGACTCTGGAGTCAGCCAGAAGATGTAAATGTAGCCAGGGTCGTCATTTTCCGAGAAGGGCTTGGCTAATTCTTTTGCTAGCTTCGCGGCGGTTTCGGGGGGCGCATCCGCGGGAATCAACGCGGCATGGTTCTTCTTCTGCGAAGATGTCGGACGCGCAGAAGGAGGCCTGGCCGAACTTGGTCTTGAGGGCTTGTTCCCGCTCGGCCTATAAGGCACCGAAGCTGATGTAGGCTTCTGAAGTGGCACGGGCtgagggcgagggggaggcACGAGATCGTCGAGCGGAAGTGTaaagcagaagcagcaggtgatgcccttcttcttttctgggTGCGCTGACTGGGAGTATCCGCCGCTGTATTTGCTGGGCCTAGGTTCAGAATGTGTCTTCACGAGACCTAGCCTCTCCGCAAGAGTGTCTATGCTCGTTCGTCCCTCCAGTATCGGTGTATGAGACAGCTTCGGGCCGGGGCTCGAGTGGGCGGACATGGCCGCCTGTTCCTTGTGTTGCCAGCAGTACAAGTCTGGATCGCTCGGGTCGTCGACTTGGAGTTTGTTTCTCTTGGActttggcgggggaggggcatcATCACTGAGGAGCGAGCGCCTACATGGGCGGCCGCTGCCTGTgattcctcgacatgtcGTCCCTGGATCTTTCGAGTCGGAACGGCCAAGGCGAGAttcgggggtgttggcaaAGATAGGCATGGCGCTGGAGCTGGTTGTCGAGCAAAGACATCGGCCAGCAGACTGTGAGCAACTTCAAGATATATACCTGAAGTAGCCGCTGAGTCCACTGTTGGTGCGTGACTGCAACTGCGCGCGCTGGCGGTTGTGGGCCTGCATCTTGGGCTGCCTGGTTTCAAGGTGTGGATAGTTCGGCATCCCTGAGCCGGCGCTCGAAGTCAGGGGGCTGGGTCTGTAATGGGGTAAGTGTGGCTGACGCAGCCATTTTCAGGCACAGCCACGTTATGCTCCACCTGTCAGGGCGCGAGCTTGATTCGCCGTTGAGGGAGCCACGTTTTTTGGTAGCTGTCCATCAGGTCGCAGTTCCATCAACACTATATCAGATGGGATTCTGCACATTTGCGAGTTTGCTCAGTCGTTGAAATAATGGGTTGTTTCTTTGTGACGAGTTCTGGTTACAATGGCATTCAGCTGCAGCACCACGGCTCGGTGAGCCACCTCATCGCTCAGCTCGGTGTCACACAACATCAAACAGTCAGGCAGAACACATTGCGTTTCCCTGCAGCAAGCAACTAATGGTTGGTCCCATTCCAGGAACTGATGAGGCTCGATTCCCAATCGGTGGCCTTCAATTGCTCAGAAGAAGATATCCTTCAACGCGCGAACACCGCGTTGGGCGTAACATTTTGCGCTAGCTTCAACCAATGGTAGCGCTCGGCTTGTCCCAAAAGGGCAATTGGACAACATCAGAGAGCTGCCATCGCCAATGGTCATGCCCAGCTTTCTCTTGTCACAAAACCCATGCTTGGATTGATAGCAGCGCTAACAGTGACAATTTGCACACAGTTGCCAATTTTCATCCATGATCCTTCCATGTTGGATCGATGCCAGACACAACACCTCAGGCCATTAAGTTCAGAGCTCCGAAGCACCTCCCAAGCAACGTTAACTTTCATGTCACTTCTCCAAGGATTGGCCATGGTCAGATGTGAGAAGGCGACTTGGGAGTGTAAAATCTCACAATTGTCTGCTGTCTGTTGCCCAGAAAAACCAGGGTTCAATTCTCATCGAGAACTCCCCTGTAAACCTTGGTTCCTCGGTGTTTTTCGGGCGTCTGCACTTCGATATCCACATGTTGATCTTGCGCATGGAGCCTACTGGCAATAAAAACTGGATATTATTGTGAACTACGGGCTACAAGTCGGGcgttctttttttccttcacTTTTCACCTGATATTCCTCAACCAAGCCAATAAGATATCGCAACCAAAATATACTCCAggagacagaaaagaaaatacGTTCTACCCCGTTTTACGACTCACAACTCGCACACATATGCTTCGCATCCAGGTTACCTAGGTTAACATCacttctttcccttcttcccatccttgaCCCCCTTCTTATCGttatcctccttcttcgcccccttatcccccttccctccatCGCCTTGTGCATTCTCCAAAAACTCGCGCAACCTCTCTGCGGTAGTCATGGTATCGACGTGCGTCTCCCCCAAGACTTGCTCCTGCGTTGCGAGCGTGGCCCGAAACAAGTCTTCCgcctcctttctcttgtttCTGGCAGCATAGTTGAGGGCAAGGCTTTGTGCCGTATGTAATGTTTCCGGGGCGTCCCTCCCAAGCCAATACCCCTGCAGCCCGAGTatcctctccagctcctgtCCTGCCGCTTCCCactcctcggcttcctcgaGGAACAAAGCAACATTGTGTCGGGTGATGAGGGTCTCGGGATGGGTGTCCCCGAGGACTTTGATCTGGTTCTGCAAGGCGAGCGCGAACATCTGCTCAGCCTGTGTGTTTCCCTGGCGGGCGTAGAGACAAGCGAGGGCACGCAACATGCGGAGACACTCTGGGCTTTCAGGGCCAAGTCTGTCGCGGGCTATGGCAATGGCCTTTGAGAAGTGTTGTTCAGATTTGGAGAAGTCTTCCTGCCGCTCGTAGGCTATGGCGAGGGAGTAGTGGGCGTTGGCGGTGCGCATGGTGTTGGGGCCGTGGGTGTTTATTGCTGATTCCAGCAGACGTTCAAAGAGGACAGCCGGGTCGTCTTCAGGGGCGTCTTCACTCTGTGGTGCTGAAGAGGAATAGCCGTTGCCCGAAGGGTCATTGTTTCCAAGTGTACCAGGAGCTGGAGATCCACTCGTGGGTGCTGGGAGGCCGCGGGTGTTTGCGaggttgttggccttggtcttgctggGCTGTCTCGCGCTTGGGTGGGCTAGTCTCAAAACAGCCAGTTCGGCTAGCTTTTGAATGGTGCTCGTGTGTTCACGTCCAGAGCTCTCTTCTAGAAACCGAAGCTCGCTGCGCAGCTCctgagggttggggatgaaACAAGCACGGGATGATGGTTTCTTACTGACAGCCACAGGCATCGTTTTCTGATCCAGGCCGAGATTTTCGAGGGCTTGTCTGGCTGTCTCGACATCTTTGGCTGTCAGGAAGTATCTGGGAGGTTGTTGCGGGTCTGTCGGACGGGGTGTAAGAGCTTTTTCGAAGTGTGTTCTTGCTACTTCCAAGCGTCCGATTTGCTGGTAGTACTGAGCAACCTTCAGGTGTAGGATAGCAGCGGCCTTCTTGCCGTCCGAGTGTTTTGGCTGGAACCTCAGAGCAGCAAGGATGCTAGGAAGCAATGCGTCATCCAACTCATGATCACCGTCCTTGAGGGCTTGTGAAAGCTGGTCAAGTACCTTTTCTTCAACCAACTCCTTTTCTTTCGCTTCTTCCAGATAGCGTTGCAGACAGAGCCGGACAATCCCAGTTACCCGAATGAACCTGTCGTCCGCCGACCTCTCGATCATGCCGTATACTTCCAATGTCCGGGTGAGCTTCCAATCGGCCTTTTGGAAGAAGTCCTTTGGAATGCTTTGAACGTCAAGAACTCCAACAGAGCACAGCAAGTTTGCCGCATCTCGGTGCTTTTTCTCGAGGACCCTAAACAGTCGCCTCCAAGCAAGAACAGCATTGCCAGTAGTATCCTGCTTTTGTGATTCGGGGAGTTTAAGCATGTCTTCGTATTCCTTCAAGTTGATTTTCCCATCAACCTTGGTACGGTAAGCGTGCGGAAGCGCCAGGGCACCAGCTGTGCCCCCAAGCTTTTTGGCCAGCTCTTTGGCTTGGTCGTACTTCTGTTTGTCGGTTGTCTTCCTGCCCAAAATCATAAATGCAGCGTCCTTGCCGCTAAGAGGAGCGACATCAATCACAAATTGAGACTTTCCTGCAAAGCGTCGTGCCAAACGTGCCTCTCTTGTCGTAACCAGCACCGTGCTGTGTCTTCCTCTGGGGATAAAATCCCAAAGAGTCCGCTCATCATTTGGGGTACCATCTTTGATCCAGTTGAGTGAAGCGTCATCATCAAGACCGTCCACAACCATCAGCCACTGACTATCGGTGCTTTTCTTTAGAGCATGACAGACGTCCCTCACAACATCTTGCGGCGAGTTTGCGTCCCTGAGACGGAATTGAAGACCATCCGCTATGCGCTTGTACGAGAATTCGAATTGCTCGGCGCTGCTGGCGTCGATCCAGTGTATATGAGCCCCGGGGTTTTCGATGCAATATCGATAAGCATACTCCACGGCAACGTGGGTCTTTCTGCGTGCGGTGCGATTAGCCTCCTGCAGAAACCAATTTTAGCATGGGGAGTTGGCATCAGACTCAGCACTTTATGGTACTTACCCAGTCCCCAAACCACCGGTGAGTGCTACCACGGCACCATTCTCCTCATGAAACTTCCTGTCAATGAGACCTAGTATATCTGCACGCTCGACAAAGTGGCCGTCCTTCCTGATTGGAATCGGAAGCTTTGCCAGGTGCGGCAGGTGACTATGAGATTGACTGAACCTAGAATCTGTTGTGTATAAGAGTCAGATTACGTTTCTATTGACTTGCGTGCGTACGAGTACAAATGGAAAGGAGAAGCCGCTTGCATGTCGTTCAAAGGAGCGAATGCATCCGAAAATCCTTAGTTTTCGGGCGCCCAACCCCATGTTCTGACGAAAGCTCCGATGCCTTGATGGGACAGCGCCGTACCTTCttgcttccttttctcctgATTCTCCCTTGCAagcttcaccatcctcacaaTCTGCTGACAGACCGCGTCGTAGTTGGCATCTTGATTGTCTTCGAAGGTGTTCATGTTGAAGTGGTTGGCATTGAGACCGGTTGAGCCGTGCCCATACACTGTCGCCGATGACTGTGTGACGACGAATTCCTAACATAGAGAATGAGAGGTCAATCCTCAGAATGACGTCGAATCTGATGGGTAAAGGTATTCACCTGAGGCATGTTTCCCATCCCAGCGATCTTCCCCACACTGGATGCATACATCTCGAAGAAAGAATATATGTGAGGTTGGACTTTGACCTCATTCTTCAGCACTTGGTTGAAGTCCTGAACTATTCCATGAAGCATCTGATTGTTGTGTGTCATCGTCTCGAGTGTCTCAAAGTGAGTCTTCACTTGAGCAGCGACGATTGCTCGATAGATGTCTCCCTGAGTGCTCAGTGAAGAGTTGCCATCTACACCAGAGTGCGGGGTACCAAGGAATATGAGCCCGGTGATGGCATCGATGAGGCCAGGAAAATTGGATCTGTGAGAGTGGGCAATGTGGAAAGCCTGTTTGGAAAGGATGTCAGGTGAGAGTCCAAGTTGAATGACCCTGTTAGGTACTTACACGTTGGACAATCAATCCGCCAAAACAGTGGGCAACGAAGATGATGGGCCTCTCAGGACAATTCTGAGAATACCCAATGTTAGACCTAGTTCAAGTAAGGAGAAATTGGGTCAACTTACCTCCCTCAATCTCCCCATCAAGGCGTTGAGCAGTTGATCAGCCGCTGTATTCACTGTTTGTCTGA
The sequence above is a segment of the Podospora pseudocomata strain CBS 415.72m chromosome 2 map unlocalized CBS415.72m_2, whole genome shotgun sequence genome. Coding sequences within it:
- a CDS encoding uncharacterized protein (EggNog:ENOG503P02V; COG:S), producing the protein MPIFANTPESRLGRSDSKDPGTTCRGITGSGRPCRRSLLSDDAPPPPKSKRNKLQVDDPSDPDLYCWQHKEQAAMSAHSSPGPKLSHTPILEGRTSIDTLAERLGLVKTHSEPRPSKYSGGYSQSAHPEKKKGITCCFCFTLPLDDLVPPPRPQPVPLQKPTSASVPYRPSGNKPSRPSSARPPSARPTSSQKKNHAALIPADAPPETAAKLAKELAKPFSENDDPGYIYIFWLTPESQPLTPAAETARSLLSPSARPSGSRTISDMLASFAAFIDDDDDDRPRPSSGNGRSSHTNKKILLKIGRATNVQRRLNEWQRQCGYNISLIRYYPYVPSNSTTTTERKVPHSHKVERLVHIELDGLGLRAGDRGKCEACGKEHREWFEVEASRKAVEVVDDIVRKWSDWDETQA
- a CDS encoding uncharacterized protein (EggNog:ENOG503P7NW), with the protein product MCGPETPSNLPRVGARVDFYSSSTRQSLGNLLFHNPSTPSSSSATHVRFSSPSSGSACSSRSSSPVPSKKDDEDVLVSIHVSGDMSKPIRESGLLQQFSLPSTSIEAHYEIALREELSLVVGIGIIGRRVSMTRGDEVLADGIIGFNALPESMASL
- the SOD2_1 gene encoding Superoxide dismutase [Mn], mitochondrial (EggNog:ENOG503NZVT; COG:P): MVNFDNILKYLAVQAPLRAFSGEDFNATKMAVQEYTLPALPYAYNALEPHISAQIMELHHSKHHQAYVTNLNNALRLHVAAVGAGDIASQIEMQQVIKFNGGGHINHSLFWKNLAPAESEETKPEAAKELVAAVEKTWGSLDDFKKAFSSTLLGIQGSGWGWLVKDSANGLRIVTTKDQDPVVGQDVPVFGVDMWEHAYYLQYLNGKAAYVENIWNVINWKTAEERFLGTSEATKL
- a CDS encoding uncharacterized protein (COG:Z; EggNog:ENOG503PCQJ) — protein: MDQPKPTTNEAKNETPGLSGAPKSPNPGDGPPQVSTAATNTASKPNGTQPDPPTASQSAGDPQTSSATKVVPSTTPEDATKPATEKPVVTAQEPKSASKPLPGPEVPLVPSNTAQTSTDVKQKDPGDAAKPKASKTPGGLPEFEHIEQKHLGLRQLVAPPETEDIDADVVFVHGIGAHPYNTWRHKITKTNWLDDKTMLPADLPKSRILFFGYQSAWYGPNAVRQTVNTAADQLLNALMGRLRENCPERPIIFVAHCFGGLIVQRAFHIAHSHRSNFPGLIDAITGLIFLGTPHSGVDGNSSLSTQGDIYRAIVAAQVKTHFETLETMTHNNQMLHGIVQDFNQVLKNEVKVQPHIYSFFEMYASSVGKIAGMGNMPQEFVVTQSSATVYGHGSTGLNANHFNMNTFEDNQDANYDAVCQQIVRMVKLARENQEKRKQEDSRFSQSHSHLPHLAKLPIPIRKDGHFVERADILGLIDRKFHEENGAVVALTGGLGTGKTHVAVEYAYRYCIENPGAHIHWIDASSAEQFEFSYKRIADGLQFRLRDANSPQDVVRDVCHALKKSTDSQWLMVVDGLDDDASLNWIKDGTPNDERTLWDFIPRGRHSTVLVTTREARLARRFAGKSQFVIDVAPLSGKDAAFMILGRKTTDKQKYDQAKELAKKLGGTAGALALPHAYRTKVDGKINLKEYEDMLKLPESQKQDTTGNAVLAWRRLFRVLEKKHRDAANLLCSVGVLDVQSIPKDFFQKADWKLTRTLEVYGMIERSADDRFIRVTGIVRLCLQRYLEEAKEKELVEEKVLDQLSQALKDGDHELDDALLPSILAALRFQPKHSDGKKAAAILHLKVAQYYQQIGRLEVARTHFEKALTPRPTDPQQPPRYFLTAKDVETARQALENLGLDQKTMPVAVSKKPSSRACFIPNPQELRSELRFLEESSGREHTSTIQKLAELAVLRLAHPSARQPSKTKANNLANTRGLPAPTSGSPAPGTLGNNDPSGNGYSSSAPQSEDAPEDDPAVLFERLLESAINTHGPNTMRTANAHYSLAIAYERQEDFSKSEQHFSKAIAIARDRLGPESPECLRMLRALACLYARQGNTQAEQMFALALQNQIKVLGDTHPETLITRHNVALFLEEAEEWEAAGQELERILGLQGYWLGRDAPETLHTAQSLALNYAARNKRKEAEDLFRATLATQEQVLGETHVDTMTTAERLREFLENAQGDGGKGDKGAKKEDNDKKGVKDGKKGKK